CCAGCAGGTCAAATTCCCTCGGCGACATCGGCGCGCCCCTGTGTTCAGTTAACCTTGAAAGTGATGGGTGACGCAAAGCTCGAGGCCAAAGCGGCCGCTCTCGGCATCGGCTCGCTGCGCCGCCATATCTTCCTGTGCGCAGACCAGAGCGAACCGAAGTGCTGCACGCGCGAAGAGGGACTGCGCGCCTGGGAGTATCTCAAGAAGCGGTTGCGCACCGAGCCGGGTATCTTCCGCACCAAGGCCAACTGCCTGCGGCTGTGCGAACAGGGGCCGATTGCAGTCGTCTATCCCGATGGCATCTGGTACCGCGGCGCCACCGCGGAAGTGCTTGAGCGCATTGTCGAAGAGCACCTGATCGGCGGGCGCCCGGTGGAAGAGCACGTCCTTGCGCGCGACTCTCTGCAGGGCGCCGGAGAGCTTCCGGAGCCGCGCTAGACTGAGAGAAACATCACGTTGGGCAAGACAATTACCATCGCCATCGACGGGCCTGCTGGCGCGGGCAAGAGCACTCTGGCCCGCCGGCTGGCGGCGCGTCTCGGCTTCCTCTACATCGACACGGGCGCCATGTACCGCGCCGTCGCTCTGTGGGCGCGCCGCCTTGGCGTCGAATGGGACGATGCGGCGCGCCTGGAGCAGCTGGCCCGCGAGTCCCGCATCGAGCTGGCGCCCGGCGGCGCCGTGCTGCTGAACGGCGAAGACGTCAGTGAAGCCATCCGCGATCCGGAGATCTCCGAAGGCGCGTCGCGCGTCTCCGCGATTCCGGGCGTGCGCCGCGCGCTGGTGGAGAAGCAGCAGCAGATGGGCCGCGAGGCTTCCGTCGTGATGGAGGGCCGAGACATCGGCACGGTGGTCTTCCCCGACGCGGAAGTGAAAATCTATCTCGACGCCACCCCGGAAGAACGCACCCGGCGGCGGCTCAAGGACCTTGCCGCACGCGGCATCCAGGCTGAATTCGGACAGGTGCTCAGCGAGATCCAGAGGCGCGACCAGCGGGATTCCACGCGCGCCGATTCGCCCCTGCGCCAGGCACCCGACGCCATCTACGTCGATTCCACTTCCATGTCGGAAGAGCAAGTCGAGGAAGCGCTTCTCAAGATCGTGCGCGACCGCACCAGCAACGGAAAGGAAGTCACCAGTTGAAGGACCTGCTCGTGATGAAATTCGGCGGAACCAGCATGGGTTCCGCCGAGCGCATCCGCTCCGCCGCCTCGTTGTGCGAAGAGGCATGGCGGCAGCGCCCCGTCGTCGTGATCGTGTCGGCGATGGCCAAGGTCACCGACATGCTGCTGGAGGCCTTGCGCCACGCCGAAGGCGGCGATGAAGCCGGGCTCGACCGCCTGCTCAGGCTGCTCGACGACAAGCACCGGCAGTGCTGCACCGAGCTGCTCGAGGGAGCGAAGCGCGAAGAGACGCAGCGCATTCTGGACGGCATCCTGGAGGAGTTCGCCCGGATCGCCCGCGGCGTGCTGATGCTGGGCGAGCGTCCGCCGCGCTCCGTGGATGAGGCCGTCGCCGCCGGCGAGCGGCTGAGCGCTGCGCTGATGGCAGCCTGCCTGCAGAGCCGCGGCGTCGATGCGATGGCCGTCAACGGCTGGGACGTGATCGTCACCGACGCCGTGTTCGGCAACGCCAGCCCCCTGCTGCCGCAGACCCGCGAGAAGGCCTCCGCCCTGCTTCTTCCCGCTCTCGAGCAGCGCCGCCTGCCCGTCGTCACCGGCTTCAACGGCGCCACGCTCGACGGCCGTCCGACCACGCTCGGGCGCGGCGGCAGCGACTTCTCCGCCTCGATCCTCGCTTCCGTGCTGGACGCTTCCGAACTCTGGATCTGGAGCGACGTCGACGGCATCCTTTCGGCCGACCCGCGCCTCGTTCCCGACGCGCGCGTGCTCGAAGAGATCACCTACCGGGAAGCCGCCGAACTGGCCTACAACGGCGCCAAGGTGCTTCACCCGCGCACGCTCGCGCCGCTGATGGAGAAAGGCATCCCCGTCTGGAGCCGCAACAGCTTCAATCCGTCCTTCCCCGGGACCAAGATCGTCCCGGAGACCAAAGACGGCCCCATCGGACCGCGCGCCGTCACGTCGATGACCAACGTGGCTCTCGTGAGCGTGGATCCCGCCAGCGCCGTGCTGAGCGGCACCAAGATCATGGCCCGCAGCCTCGAAGCTCTGGCCGCCGCCAACGCCGAAGTTCTCGCCCTCACCAGCTCGAGCTACCGCCAGAACTTCTGCTTTCTGATCCGCACGGCTGAACTGCCCGCCGTGATCGAAAAGCTTGAGGAAGCCTTCTCGCTTGAACTGGCCCACGGGTATCTGCACCCCATCGATGTCGATCTCGACGTCGGCTTGCTTGCAATCGTGGGCGAGGGAATGCGCGGCCATCCGGGTCTCGCAGGGCGGATTTTCACCGCGATTTCGCGCGAGATGGTCAACATCATCGCCATCGCCCAGGGTTCGAGCGAGCTGACCATCGCCATCGTCGTCCGCAAGGATGGCGTGGAGAAGGCGGTCCGCGCCGTCCACGCCGAGTGCGGCCTCGGCCGGTAAGCGGCTCCCCGGCGCTATAATGGTGGTTTCGCCGATTTTCAGGAGTTCCCCCCATGTTTGATCTCTTCCGCAGCCGGGAGCGGACTGTGCGCTATCTGCTGGGCGCCCTGCTCCTTCTTGTCGCCGCCTCGATGGTGATCACCCTCGTGCCCGGATACGGCACCGGTTGGGCGAGCGGCCCGGACCCGACGCTGCTGGCCGAAGTCGGCGACCACCGCATCACCGTTCAGGAAGTCCGCAGGGTGATCCAGCGGGAGATGAAGGGCAACATGCCGGAAGGCATGGCCTCCGTCTATGTGCCGACCGTCGTGCAGCAGCTGGTGGGGCTGCGCGCCAGCGCCCTTTACGCTGAACAGCTCGGCTTCCGGGTGACGGATGAAGAGATGGCCCGGACCCTGCGCCAGCTGATTCCCCAGCTCTGGCCAGGCGGAACGTTCGCCGGCAAGGAAGCCTACTCGCAGTTCGTCGCCCAGCAGAACATGACCATCCCCGAGTTCGAGGCCTCCCTGCGCAGCCAGATCCTGCTGACGCGCCTGGAGACGCTGTCGCTGGAAGGCACCATCGTCACGCCGCAGGAGGTGGAAGAAGAATTCCGCCGTCGCAACGAGGCGGTCAAGGTGCAGACGCTGGCTGTCAGCCCTGCCAACGTCCGCCACCTGGTCAAGCTCTCTGACGACGAGCTGGCTGCCTATTTCGAGAAGAACAAGGCTGCCTACCGCGTTCCAGAGAAGCGCTCGTTCCTGATCTTCGCCTTGGACGAGGACGGAGTCGGAGCCACGGTCCAGGTGAGCGAGGATCAGCTCCGCCAGATGTACGACCAGCAGCTGGAACGCTTCCGCGTGCCCGAGCGGGCGCACGTGCGGCACATCCTGATCAAGACCGTGGATCGTCCCGCCTCCGAGGTTCCTTCGCTCCAGAAGAAAGCCGAAGAGCTGCTGGCGAAGCTCAAAGGCGGCGCCGATTTCGCCGAGCTGGCGAAGAAGAACTCGGAAGACCCCGGTTCCGCTGAAAAAGGCGGCGATCTGGGCTGGATCACCCGCGGCCAGACCGTGCCGGAGTTCGAGAAGGCGGCCTTCAGCCTGAACCTGAAGGAACTCAGCGGCCTCATCAAGACCGAGTACGGCTTCCACATCATCCAGGTGCTGGAGCGGGAGCAGGCGCGCGTGCGCCCGTTCTCCGAAGTCCGCTCCGAGCTGGCCTCCGAAGCCAAACGCGCCCAGGTGTATGACAAGATGCAGCGCGTGGCGGATCAGATCCGCGTGGCCCTCGTGCGTTCGCGGGAAGAGGCGGAAAAGATCGCCCGCGAGAACGGGGTCTCGGTCGTCCGCTCCGAGAATGTCGGCCCCGGCGATCCGGTGCAGGAGATCGGCGTCAACGAGCAGTTCAACGGCGCCGTGCAGGGTCTGCCGGTCAACGGCGTGACGCCGGTGGTGCAGGTCTCGCCGTCAAAGCTGGTTGTCGCCCAGGTCACGGCCGTCACGCCCGCGCGCCAGGCCGAACTGAAGGAAGTCATCAACCAGGTCCGGGCCGCGGCCACCGCAGCCAGGGCGGGCGAACTCTCGCAGAAGATCAGCTCCGAACTCGAAGCGCGCGTGAAAGCCGGCGTGAAGGATCTGGCGCAGCTCGCCAAAGAATTCGGCCTGGAAGTCAAGACCTCCG
This DNA window, taken from Bryobacteraceae bacterium, encodes the following:
- a CDS encoding ferredoxin — translated: MGDAKLEAKAAALGIGSLRRHIFLCADQSEPKCCTREEGLRAWEYLKKRLRTEPGIFRTKANCLRLCEQGPIAVVYPDGIWYRGATAEVLERIVEEHLIGGRPVEEHVLARDSLQGAGELPEPR
- the cmk gene encoding cytidylate kinase produces the protein MGKTITIAIDGPAGAGKSTLARRLAARLGFLYIDTGAMYRAVALWARRLGVEWDDAARLEQLARESRIELAPGGAVLLNGEDVSEAIRDPEISEGASRVSAIPGVRRALVEKQQQMGREASVVMEGRDIGTVVFPDAEVKIYLDATPEERTRRRLKDLAARGIQAEFGQVLSEIQRRDQRDSTRADSPLRQAPDAIYVDSTSMSEEQVEEALLKIVRDRTSNGKEVTS
- a CDS encoding aspartokinase, with the translated sequence MKFGGTSMGSAERIRSAASLCEEAWRQRPVVVIVSAMAKVTDMLLEALRHAEGGDEAGLDRLLRLLDDKHRQCCTELLEGAKREETQRILDGILEEFARIARGVLMLGERPPRSVDEAVAAGERLSAALMAACLQSRGVDAMAVNGWDVIVTDAVFGNASPLLPQTREKASALLLPALEQRRLPVVTGFNGATLDGRPTTLGRGGSDFSASILASVLDASELWIWSDVDGILSADPRLVPDARVLEEITYREAAELAYNGAKVLHPRTLAPLMEKGIPVWSRNSFNPSFPGTKIVPETKDGPIGPRAVTSMTNVALVSVDPASAVLSGTKIMARSLEALAAANAEVLALTSSSYRQNFCFLIRTAELPAVIEKLEEAFSLELAHGYLHPIDVDLDVGLLAIVGEGMRGHPGLAGRIFTAISREMVNIIAIAQGSSELTIAIVVRKDGVEKAVRAVHAECGLGR
- the ppiD gene encoding peptidylprolyl isomerase → MFDLFRSRERTVRYLLGALLLLVAASMVITLVPGYGTGWASGPDPTLLAEVGDHRITVQEVRRVIQREMKGNMPEGMASVYVPTVVQQLVGLRASALYAEQLGFRVTDEEMARTLRQLIPQLWPGGTFAGKEAYSQFVAQQNMTIPEFEASLRSQILLTRLETLSLEGTIVTPQEVEEEFRRRNEAVKVQTLAVSPANVRHLVKLSDDELAAYFEKNKAAYRVPEKRSFLIFALDEDGVGATVQVSEDQLRQMYDQQLERFRVPERAHVRHILIKTVDRPASEVPSLQKKAEELLAKLKGGADFAELAKKNSEDPGSAEKGGDLGWITRGQTVPEFEKAAFSLNLKELSGLIKTEYGFHIIQVLEREQARVRPFSEVRSELASEAKRAQVYDKMQRVADQIRVALVRSREEAEKIARENGVSVVRSENVGPGDPVQEIGVNEQFNGAVQGLPVNGVTPVVQVSPSKLVVAQVTAVTPARQAELKEVINQVRAAATAARAGELSQKISSELEARVKAGVKDLAQLAKEFGLEVKTSDFVTRNMSVEGIGPAELIEDAFRAEPGAFLGPIKASGVTVCVKVLEKRPADMTQLAAQRSSILEELKSQRARLRSELLRAGIVEELTRRKKVKIYEENVKRLVAAYSS